In Xiphias gladius isolate SHS-SW01 ecotype Sanya breed wild chromosome 5, ASM1685928v1, whole genome shotgun sequence, the following are encoded in one genomic region:
- the zgc:194621 gene encoding uncharacterized protein zgc:194621, translating into MPGTKVVKTKPLEATGKPAERPKPVKIKAANGAESEPKAPAVRKGRASSCPRCPPRDRCERAAASGAQVPASKARCDRRARSSSAAPKPTAHWPRANPDRRRATGPWKHAADNQKCRDTSARPGQREQRGVRAEAKYASQRSSTPGVARWLPCQRCVCVHPQTSADVASSSVKHAVVTRGCLNSEVVFKSTWLGLKRLNTLFSAVGKIVSLKGKFLFGSHFSYFVFSSYCDLCDKIVTRRDPSGARRRKIGPGLLGLETSPFSHKAFTVIPPNPKRRREIQRQAEAELAALEELRLSRAMAYVSISPSSVGGCMSLEEVRLKQQQEMMQAERKQKPG; encoded by the exons ATGCCAGGGACAAAAGTCGTCAAGACCAAACCATTGGAGGCGACAGGAAAACCCGCCGAGAGACCGAAACCGGTGAAGATAAAAGCGGCGAACGGAGCGGAGAGTGAACCGAAAGCGCCCGCCGTGCGTAAAGGCCGCGCGTCGAGCTGCCCGAGGTGTCCGCCGCGGGACAGGTGCGAGAGGGCCGCCGCCAGCGGGGCGCAGGTCCCGGCCTCCAAAGCCAGGTGTGACAGGAGAGCCAGgtcttcctctgctgctcccaAACCGACCGCGCATTGGCCCAGAGCAAACCCGGACCGCCGCAGAGCGACCGGCCCTTGGAAACATGCGGCTGATAACCAGAAATGCCGGGATACGAGCGCCCGTCCGGGTCAGCGGGAGCAGCGGGGCGTCAGGGCCGAAGCAAAGTATGCAAGTCAGAG atcCTCGACCCCGGGTGTCGCCCGGTGGCTTCCCTGtcagcggtgtgtgtgtgtccacccaCAAACATCTGCAGACGTCGCTTCGTCGTCGGTGAAACACGCGGTTGTTACGAGGGGTTGCCTGAACAGTGAAGTGGTCTTTAAAAGTACCTGGTTGGGACTGAAACGTCTTAACACTTTATTCTCTGCCGTTGGAAAAATAGTTTCTCTTAAAGGCAAATTCCTTTTTGGGTCTCATTtctcatattttgtgttttcttcctaCTGTGACCTTTGTGACAAGATTGTGACAAGAAGGGATCCATCAGGGGCCAGAAGGAGAAAGATAGGACCCGGGTTGTTAGGATTAGAGACATCTCCCTTTAG CCACAAAGCCTTCACCGTCATCCCCCCGAACCccaagaggagaagggagatCCAGAGAC AGGCGGAGGCGGAGCTGGCAGCTTTGGAGGAGCTTCGGCTGAGCAGGGCGATGGCTTACGTGTCCATCAGCCCCAGCAGTGTTg GCGGCTGCATGAGTCTGGAGGAGGTACggctgaagcagcagcaggaaatgatGCAGGCCGAGAGGAAACAGAAACCGGGCTGA